The Phaseolus vulgaris cultivar G19833 chromosome 10, P. vulgaris v2.0, whole genome shotgun sequence DNA window GCGCAAGACCATGCCCCTCATTCTCTCTGGCTCCGACGTCGTTGCCATGGCTCGCACCGGCTCCGGCAAAACGGCAGCGTTTCTCGTCCCCATGATTCACCGCCTCAACCAGCACATCCCTCAGTCTGGAGTCAGAGCCCTCATTCTGTCCCCCACTCGGGACCTCGCCCTTCAGACTCTCAAGTTCACCAAAGAGCTTGCGCACTTCTCAGGTTCGCTTCTCTTTTTGTTCGATGCAACTTTTCGGATCGATTttagttttgattttgatttcttTTGCAGACCTTCGTGTGAGTTTGTTAGTTGGCGGCGATAGCATGGAGAGTCAGTTTGAGGAGTTGTCTCAGAGTCCTGATATTATAATTGCCACTCCTGGTAGGCTCATGCACCATTTGTCGGAGGTTGATGACATGTCCTTGCGCAGCGTGGAGTACGTTGTTTTCGACGAGgccgattgtttgtttgggaTGGGTTTTGCTGAGCAGTTGCATAAGATTCTTGCTCAGCTCGGGGAGAATCGCCAGACCTTGCTTTTCAGTGCCACATTACCCAGTGCTCTTGCTGAATTTGCCAAGGCTGGTTTGAGAGACCCTCAGCTTGTTCGCCTCGACCTGGAGACTAAGATCAGCCCTGACTTGAAGCtcgccttcttcaccatgaGGCAGGAGGAGAAGTACCCCGCCCTGCTCTACTTGGTCCGGGAACATATTGGTTCTGATGAACAGTCGTTGATTTTTGTGTCCACCAAACATCATGTGGAGTTTCTCAATGTTTTGTTTCGCCAAGAGGGTATTGAACCGTCTGTATGTTATGGCGACATGGATCAGGATGCTCGCAAAATCCATGTATCGAAGTTTAGGTCTAGAAAGACCATGTTGTTGATTGTCACCGACGTTGCGGCTCGTGGCATTGACATTCCATTGCTTGATAATGTTATCAATTGGGACTTCCCCCCCAAGCCTAAAATATTCGTCCATCGAGTTGGAAGGGTTGCAAGGGCTGGTCGAACTGGTACTGCTTATTCTTTTGTGACTCCCGAGGATATGGCTTACCTCTTGGATCTTCATTTATTTCTTTCAAAACCCATCAAACCTGCTCCCACTGAAGAAGAGTTCTTGCGGGATATAGATGGAGTATTGTCTAGATGTGACCAGGCAATGGCAAATAGAGAAACCATTTATGGTCGTTTCCCACAAAAAGTCATTGACCTTGTTTCAGACAGAGTTAGGGAAGTTATTGATACTTCTGCAGAACTGGAATTGTTGCAGAGGACCTGTAAAAATGCATTTCGTTTATATTCCAAAACAAAACCCTTACCTGCCAAGGAGTCCATCAGAAGAGTAAAGGATTTGCCTCGTGAAGGGCTGCATCCAATGTTCATGAAGGTGTTGGAAACGGGGGAGTTAACAGCACTTGCATTTTCTGAGCATCTGAAAAAGTTCAGGTGAGTGTAAGATTATGTTATGCAGGTATCCTTTCTACTCCCATTATTTCTGTAGATTCTACAGTTACATTGCTTTAATAATTCAATTTCAGGCCAAAACAAACCATTTTGGAAGCTGAAGGAGAAGCAGCTAAATCAAAGCATCAACAGGTGAATTTCTTCTTTAAATACATTATCCACATTGTGTCCATTTTAGAATTCCATATTCTGGTCTAATTCCATAATTTCATTGTTTGATTTGGTATGCAGAGTAACGTTGTTTTTGTTCCCCCCTTCCAGTGATTAAAATCTACGCTTCCCTTGGCTAACTTAACATTTTCCATTTCAATATAATTGCATACATGAGTTGGTGCCTCTTTACATAAAACACTTAAAAATATACGCTATGTATGACTCACATTATACCTGTTCATAAACGTTTACTGAAGATGCTTTCTCTCTTTGATTTTCTTACAGTACATGCATCTTATTATGTGTTGCGTTACAATGTCATAGCCATTACTTCAGCATTTATCTTTGGTGTAAACTTCCCAATCTCCTATCATATTCGTATTGTTTGACTTTCTATGCCAATTTCCAAGcacattcttatttttatattttttaatttgggtATGATATATTCGATTTTAGGTTGTCATTTATAACACTATTGAATGTCCTTCTCAGTGTTTCGTTAATGTTCTGTTATATATAATTTCAGAGTTTATGCTGCATGCTACCAAAAAAACCCTCTTGCAATCTGTTATGATGTGCATGCCAATATTGTTGTCTTTGTACTCTTCCTATACATTGAAAGTGATGCTCAATATTTGCAGGGCCCTTCCGGGCAATGGGGTGATGTGATGAAAAGGAAAAGAGCCATCCATCAGAATGTTATAAATTTGGTTCATGAACAACAGCAGTCTAAGAATAATAAGGAAAAGGTATGTGGCTACTGCTGAAATTTGGATTCGGACAATTCAacctctttttttttaaataacctgCCGTATTCTGCTGACTGATTGGAatcaatgtaattttttttttttttggattttcttTTCCACGTATTTGCAGGAGGAAATCGAATCAGAAATCAGTCCTTCCATGGAGAAAGGAAGAAAaggttttatttcatttatattgTCATTGCATATTCTTTAAGTTTggtcattttatttttcaatttttaaagtgATTGATCTTCATCATGCTGTATTCCCCACCCCCCTTGTTTTAAGTAGTGCCTTGTGCCTCTGGAACAAAGTAGGTGGCTACTCGTACAGATATATTCTATTTTCTGTGGTGGTTATTTCACTACGTTCTTTCAAGTATATCACACTAGAAAGGCACATGAGACCCCTTTGTATAATATATATCCGTATGAATTGATAGAAATTTGTGAAACTGTCTGCTTGCCCATCGTTTGATATGCAATTTTCTTTCCCTGTTGCATCCAGCAAGTGCCTGTCCCATGTCATTGTAAGAATTTGTAGGTTAAAATTGATAGAAAATTTCAAGGTTTACTTTTACTTGGGTATGCTTTATTAGGATTTGAGTGAAAGAAGACTAGAAGAGTTAAGTAAGCAAAATATGATTAGCTTCTGATTCTGTTTACTTGAGTTTCTGCAGCACGTGGCACTAAGAGAAAGCCCCAAAGTTTCAAGGATGAGGATCACTATATAAGTTCAATACCAATAAATCAAGTAAGTTTCTATCTGAATTACATAGTTCATCATATAGATAAATACTATATTAATGGTGGTATGCATCTGAAACAAAAAGTTGCTACTAATCTTGGTATCATTTTCAGCATATGGAGGCCGGCCTTTCAGTAAAAGCCAATGAAGACTTTGCTTCAAATAGGTAGCAGTCTTCTTTATTTTGCTATTGGGGTGATTTTATTGTCAACCATTTCTAAATCATTATTAGTTCAGAAGCCAAACGATAAAACTTTTAGCTGATTATGATTGTGCTTTGGTATTTAATTTGTTTGCTTGTATATTGTGTTGTGACTTTCAACATGTATGATTCAGTTTTATGTATTCAATCCCATCCTTTCTAATGTTCAGTTTTGGTCCTAATGATACTCAATATTTTTAGATTGGACTCAGCTGTCCTTGATCTAGTCGCAGATGATGGTGCTGGCATTCGGAAACAAAGATCTATGTATCACTGGGATAAGGTAATACTGAAGTTGTGATTGATTTATAAAGAAGAAAGATagttacttttaaattttatttaagttttttgaAAACTAGTCATTTATCTCATGTAAACCTCTTGGTGCCAGAGGAGTAAAAAGTACATCAAGTTAAACAATGGTGACCGTGTTGCTGCAAATGGGAAGGTACAATATTTCTAACCCCATAGTTTATATTGATACTTACCATGCAAGATGAGATTCTTCTATTCACCTACCTTTAAGAATTagtacataaatataaattttccaTTCGAGTGTAGATAAAGACAGAGAGTGGTGCTAAAACGAAGGCCACCAAGACTGGTATGTACAAGAGGTGGAAAGAACGCTCACACGGTAAGATATCACTCAGAGGGACAAATGACGGTGATCGTCAGGAATCAACAAGTTTGGCAGGTACTGTACATAGTTTGCTTCTTTTTGATATTTATGTTAGATGATGAATTCTGTTATACTAACTACTATTTATCATCCAAGAAATTGATTGTTTTATACCTCAACCTACACACTTGTCAACTATTCCTATACAACATTTGAAATTTGGATACCCTATTGGTGTAATGTTGCATGATCAGAGGCTGCAGTCTTCAATGCTCTTGATAgtgttttcttcttttaaacTAATCCGGTTCATCAAAATCCTGAATCTCA harbors:
- the LOC137818196 gene encoding putative DEAD-box ATP-dependent RNA helicase 29; the encoded protein is MGGEGRAAMKKKKNAKSGGFESLGLSPNVFRGIKRKGYKVPTPIQRKTMPLILSGSDVVAMARTGSGKTAAFLVPMIHRLNQHIPQSGVRALILSPTRDLALQTLKFTKELAHFSDLRVSLLVGGDSMESQFEELSQSPDIIIATPGRLMHHLSEVDDMSLRSVEYVVFDEADCLFGMGFAEQLHKILAQLGENRQTLLFSATLPSALAEFAKAGLRDPQLVRLDLETKISPDLKLAFFTMRQEEKYPALLYLVREHIGSDEQSLIFVSTKHHVEFLNVLFRQEGIEPSVCYGDMDQDARKIHVSKFRSRKTMLLIVTDVAARGIDIPLLDNVINWDFPPKPKIFVHRVGRVARAGRTGTAYSFVTPEDMAYLLDLHLFLSKPIKPAPTEEEFLRDIDGVLSRCDQAMANRETIYGRFPQKVIDLVSDRVREVIDTSAELELLQRTCKNAFRLYSKTKPLPAKESIRRVKDLPREGLHPMFMKVLETGELTALAFSEHLKKFRPKQTILEAEGEAAKSKHQQGPSGQWGDVMKRKRAIHQNVINLVHEQQQSKNNKEKEEIESEISPSMEKGRKARGTKRKPQSFKDEDHYISSIPINQHMEAGLSVKANEDFASNRLDSAVLDLVADDGAGIRKQRSMYHWDKRSKKYIKLNNGDRVAANGKIKTESGAKTKATKTGMYKRWKERSHGKISLRGTNDGDRQESTSLAGSYRRGRGNFKGSNKQHSMPNAHVRSEIKDMDQIRKERQQKANRTSYIKSKSTKGKKFGKNGKSGKNGKRRKSK